In the Acidobacteriota bacterium genome, CTGCACGTATTTTTCGTTTCTGTCGGCGGTGGACTGGAAGGAAGACGGCCTCGAAGTCATCGTGTGGGTGGACAACCTCGACGCGCCATTTTCCCTGACCATGAAGACCCGTCTGGGCGCGGGCGTCACGAACTGCGCCTCGCTGGCCCTGATTTTCCGCGGCGCCGGCTGGATGGAGCGCGAAGCCTTCGACATGTTCGGGATCGTGTTTGACGGACACCCCGACCTGCGCCGCATCCTGCTCGATGACGACTGGGTGGGGCACCCGTTGCTGAAGTCGTACGCCGTGGACACGCCGTACCCGCCGTATCGCTGAGTTACGCATGGCTTCCGAACACGTCCCCCTCGTCGTCAAGCAAATCGACTACACCGGTGCCGAGCGGCTCACCATGAACATGGGGCCGCAGCATCCGTCGGCGCACGGCGTGTTCCGCGCGATTCTGACGCTTGAGGGCGAAACGGTTGTTGGTGTGGATGCGGTCATCGGGTATCTGCACCGGTGTCATGAAAAACTGGCCGAGACGCTGGCGTACGTCCAGTACCCCTCGATCGCGTCCAAGACCGACTACGTGGCGGCCATGTCGAGCGAACTGGCCTACGTCATGGCAGCCGAACGCCTGGCGAAAATCGACGTGCCGAAACGTGCGCAGTACCTGCGTGTGCTGGTGGGCGAGCTGCAGCGCGTGGCCTCGCACTGCTTGTGGCTGGGCACGTGGTGCATGGACATGGGCGGCGCGCTCGGCGGTGGCGCGACGATCTTCCTGTATTGCATCCGCGAGCGCGAACTTGTGCTCGATCTGTTCGAGTCACTGACCGGCGCCCGGTTGTTGTACGGCTTCCATCAGGTCGGCGGCGTGCGGTACGACATGCCGGAGAATTGGGCCGCCGAGTGCCGGAGCACGGTGGACCTGATTGAAAAGCGCGTCCTCGAATACGAAGAGATGCTCGAGGGCAACGCGTTCTTCATGATGCGCACGAAGGGTGTCGGAGTCATTACGCGTGAACTGGCGCTGGACGTCGGGATCTCGGGGCCGTTGCTGCGGGCCTCTGGTGTGGACTGCGACCTGCGGCGCCTGGCGCCGTATTCGTCGTATGAAGATTTTGAATTCCGCGTGCCGGTGGAAACCGCCGGTGACTGTTACGCGCGATACAAAGTGCGGATGGTCGAGTTCCGTGAATCGATCCGGATCGTGCGCCAGATTCTGGATGGCCTGCCCGAAGGGCCAATATCGTCGCGCCCCGGCGTAAAGGCTGTGGCCCAGGTGCGGGTGCCCAAGGGCGAAATGTATGCGCGCGTTGAGGGGCCCCGCGGCGAAGTGGGGTGTTACCTGGTCGGCGACGGCGGTCCCAGGCCGTACCGGATGAAGTGGCGCGGTGCGTCCTTCTCCAATCTGGCCGTACTGCCGCACATCATTCCCGGACACAGCGTGGCCGACGTCGTGGCCATCATGGGGTCGGTGGACCCCGTCTTCGGCGAGGTGGATCGATGAGTACCTTGCCGCCAGCCGTCCTCGGCCTCGTGGCCGGCGTGGGCATGCTGCTGTTTGTCATCGGTCTCGTGACCTACGTGACGTTGCTCGAGCGCAAGTTTGCGGCCCGCATGCAGTCGCGCATCGGCCCGTATCGCGTTGGCTGGCACGGCATCCTGCAGCCGATCGCCGACGCCGTGAAGCTGATGATGAAGGAAGACATCGTGCCGCGCGAGGCGGACAAGCGCATCTTCAATCTGGCGCCTGTCATCTTTCTTGTGCCGTGCCTGTTGATCTTTGCGACCATCCCGTTCGCGCCCGGCCTGGGCGTAGCCGACCTCAACATCGGCATCCTGTTCTTCCTGGCCGTGTCGTCCATGGAAATTGTCGGCCTGTTCATGGCCGGCTGGAGTTCCAATAACAAATACGCGCTGATCTCCGCGATGCGCGCGGTCAACCAGATCATTTCCTACGACCTGCCGTTCCTGCTCGCCGCGCTGATTCCCGTCATCCTGACCGGGTCGTTGCGCCTGTCGGACATTGCGCTGGCGCAGGATGGCCTGTGGTTCATTGCGTATCCGGTGCTGGGCCAGTTGGGCTTCCTCGCGTTTGTCATCGCCAGCGTCGCCGCCGAGAACCGTGTGCCGTTCGACATTCTCGAGGCAGAATCTGAACTCGTCGCCGGATTCCGGGTGGAGTACTCGGGCATGAAGTTCGCGCTGATTCAGCTCGGCGAATATGCCCACGTGCTGGGCACATCCTTCCTCGGCGCCTTGCTGTTTCTGGGCGCGTGGGCCGGTCCCGGACCCGAGTGGCTCGGGCCCGTGTGGTTCCTGCTCAAGGCCCTGGCCATGTTCATGCTGATCACCTGGATCCGGTGGAGCTTCATCCGCATCCGCGTGGACCAGATCCTGCAAATTTCCTGGAAGCTGTTACTGCCCCTGACGATGCTGCTCGTGATTGTGACGTCCATCGTCGTTGTCTGGAGGAGTGGGCCCGGTGTCTGAGACAAAGCCCGGCTTCCTTCGTGAGACGGCACAGCTGGCCGGAGCGGTCTACCGCGCGATGCGGGTGACCTTCATCAATCTGCTGCGCAAGCCGGTGACGGTGCATTATCCCGACCGGCCGCGTGTGTATCCCGACCGGTACCGCGGACTGCTCGCGTTGACGTATCACCCGGAAACCGGTGAGGAAAACTGCATCGGGTGCCGGCTGTGCGAATTTGTGTGTCCGCCGCAGGTGATTCAGGTGGAGATGCTGAAGGCGGAAGGCCGCAACTATGCGAAGGCCTTCACGCTGGAGCTGTACGCCTGCGAATTCTGCGAGTTGTGCGTGCAGGTCTGTCCGACCGACGCGATCATCATGATGAAGTCGTTCGATATGGCCACGGCCGATCGGCGCGAGCTGCTGCTCGACAAGGACCGCCTGCACCAAATCGGCGAGCAGTTCGAGCCCTCGTGGGCCACCGGCAACCGGTTGCGCGATATGCAGGCGCCCCCGAAGAAGCCGGTCGCTGAGAAAGCGGCGACTCCAGCAGCCGGCGCGGGAGGGGAGTCATGACGCTGGAAGTGGTGGCGTTCTGGGTGCTCGCCGTCCTGCTGGTGGGATCGGCACTGGCGGTGGTGCTGACCAAGAACCTGTTTCATTCGGTGCTGTGGCTCGCGCTCGCGCTGACGGGCACCGCCGGCATCTTCCTGATGCTCGAGGCCGAGTTCCTCGCAGGTGTGCAGATTCTGCTGTACGCCGGTGGCGTGGTGACGGTCGTGGTGTTTGCCATCGTGGTGACGGAACGCCTGGTCGGCACGCGCCTGGCGCACACCAGCCGGCGTTTGCTGGCAGGCGGAGCGGTGGCGGCGGTGTTCCTCGGCGTGATGCTGGACATCCTGGCTCGCGCGCCGCTCGCGCCCGTGATGATTCCCATGGGAGCCGACCCCACCAAACTCATCGGCATGGCGCTGATGACCCGGTTCCTGTTGCCATTTGAACTTTTGGCGGTCCTGTTGCTGGTGTCGTTGCTGGCGGCGAGTTATCTCGCAAGGCCGGAGGAATAGCCATGGGACTGTCTGCCTATCTGGCGCTTGCCGCGGTCATTTTCTCCATTGGGCTCTTCGGCGTGATGACGCGCCGGAATACCGTGGGCATCCTGCTGGGCATCGAACTGATGCTCAATGCCGTCAACATCAATCTGGTGGCGTTCAGCCGGTTTCACGGTGACGTCACCGGCATGGTGCTGACCGTGTTTGCGATTTGCATCACGGTGGCCGAGGTCGCGCTCGGCCTCGCGATTGTCATTCTGTTGTTCCGCACGCGTCGTACGGCGATGGCCGACCACGTGGACTGGTTGAAGGGATGATGCTCACAGTTCTGCTGACGCCCATCACGGTCTTCCTGCTGCTCGCGCTGGTCGCTCCACTCCGGCGGTCGGGCCGGCCGGCGGCCTTCATTTCGATACTCGGTGCGCTGGGCACGTTTGGCGCAGCCGTGCAGACATGGTTCCTCGTCGATCGGCTCGATGCGCCCATTCAGCGTGTGTGGACGTGGCTGCCCGACTCGCAGGGGGCGTTGGCCACCGTCGGGTATCTCGCGGATGAACAGTCCGCGATCATGATCCTGCTGGTGTCGCTGGTCTCGCTCCTGGTGCAGATCTACTCGCTCGGATATCTGAGCGATGAACCAGCGCCCGCCATCGGCCGCTACTACGTCTACCAGTCGCTGTTCGCGTTTTCGATGCTCGGCCTGGTGCTGGCGCCCAATCTGGTGCAGCTCTTCGTCTGCTGGGAACTGGTCGGACTCTGTTCCTATCTGCTGATCGGCTTCTGGTACAAGAAGCCGTCCGCCGCGCGCGCTGCCGTGAAAGCGTTCTGGACCACCAAAGCCGGTGACGTGGGCCTGCTCATCGGGATCGTGCTGCTGTGGCGGCACACCGGGACCTTCGACTTTGCTGAACTCCAGCAGATGGTGGGCGCCGGTCTGGTGGGCGTGGACGGCCTGGCCCTGATCACGTTCTGCATCTACCTCGGCGCAGCAGGCAAGTCCGCGCAGTTCCCGTTGCACATCTGGTTGCCCGACGCGATGGAAGGGCCCACACCAGTCTCGGCCCTGATTCACGCCGCCACCATGGTCACCGCCGGTGTGTATCTGCTGGTGCGGATGGCGTTCCTGTTTGCGCTCACGCCTGATGTGTTGTTGCTCGTGGCCTGGGTCGGCGCCGGCACCGCGCTGATGGCTGCCATCCTTGCGTGCGCACAGAACGACATCAAGCGTGTGCTCGCGTATTCCACGGTGTCGCAGCTGGGCTACATGATGACGGCCATTGGCGCCGGATTCGCCTCGGCCGGCTTCTTCCATCTGCTCACGCACGGTGTGTTCAAGGCGCTGTTGTTCCTGGGCGCCGGCGCGGTGATTCACGCGGTGGGCACCAACGACATCACGCACATGGGCGGACTGGCGCGACGCATGCCACAGACGATGATCGTGTTCCTCGTCGGCACCCTGTCGCTCGCGGGTGTGCCGCTGTTTGCCGGCTTCCTCTCGAAGGAAGAGATCCTGGCGGGCGTCTGGGCCGGCGGCTTGACCGGCCCGTTCGTCATGCTGCTCATCGGCGCATTCCTCACCGCCTTCTACATGTTCCGTGTCGTGTTCCTGACCTTCTTCGGCAAGCCGGCGCATGCCAACGGCCACGGGAACGGCCATGCGCCTCACGACGCACCGATGACAATGGGATTGCCGTTGTGGGTGCTGGCCCTGGCGTCGATGACCATCGGCATCTATTTCATGCTGCATCACCCGGAAGAAGCGGTGGAGGCTCCTGCGTGGCTGGCGCCGGTGGCGACGGGTGTGGCACTGAGTGGCATCGCACTCGCATGGGCGACCTTCCAGCGGCAGATCATCAACGCCGAGTCGTTGGCGCGTATGACAGGGCCGCTGCGCACTGCGGCCGCCCATGGCTTCTGGGTGGACGAGGCGTTTGTGGCGGTCTATCGGGGCATCCTGATGACGCTGGCCGCACTGGTCGGATGGGTGGACCGGTACATCGTGGATGGCGTGCTGAACGTGATCAGCGCCTGGACGGTGTCGGGTGGTGACGGCCTGCGCCGCATCCAGACCGGCAAGGTACAGGACTATGTGCTGGCCGTGGGCGCGGGTGTGGTGGCGATCATCTGGTGGTTGAGGGGGACGATGTGACCGGCTGGCCAGTCCTTTCGATCCTCACCTGGGCGCCGTTTGCGAGCGCCCTGCTGATCATGGGCTTCGGGCGGTCGCGCCCGGGCTTTGTGCGGTGGACCGCGTTGCTCGGTACGGCCGTGTCGATGGTCTGCGCGTTGTGGCTCTACGCCAACTACGATTTGGCCGCGGCGGGATTCCAATTCTACGAGGAGTTGCCGCTGGTGCCGTCCATGGGGATCACCTACCAGCTCGCCATCGACGGGATGAGCCTGGTGATGGTGTTGCTGACGGCGATCATCATCCTGGCAGGCGTCTTCGCTTCGTGGACGGTCAAGACCCGCGATCAGGAGTTCTATGCGCTGCTGCTGCTCCTGGTGACGGGCGTCTTCGGCGTGTTCGTCTCGCTCGACCTGTTCGTCTTTTTCCTGTTTTACGAAATCGCCGTATTGCCGATGTACCTGCTGATCGGCATCTGGGGATCGAGCGGGGAAGTGCGTCCGCAGGGGGTGTTCGGCTGGGCGTTCGGCCGCACCGGCGTGGGCACCAAGGAATACGCGGCGATGAAGCTCACGCTGTACCTGCTCTTTGGGTCGGCGTTCATTCTGGTGGGCATGCTGGCGTTGTATGTGGCCGCCGGTTCCACGTCATTCTCACTGCTCGCCCTCGAAGCCGTGGAGTTCGACCCCGGGCTTCAGTCGTGGGTGTTCCTGGCGTTTTACATCGGGTTCGGCATCCTGGCGGCCATCT is a window encoding:
- a CDS encoding NADH-quinone oxidoreductase subunit C, with the protein product MDAAQARTRLAENPDAVISGEGAALVVSVPPSQWAMLAEFAKDSLGCTYFSFLSAVDWKEDGLEVIVWVDNLDAPFSLTMKTRLGAGVTNCASLALIFRGAGWMEREAFDMFGIVFDGHPDLRRILLDDDWVGHPLLKSYAVDTPYPPYR
- a CDS encoding NADH-quinone oxidoreductase subunit D, translated to MASEHVPLVVKQIDYTGAERLTMNMGPQHPSAHGVFRAILTLEGETVVGVDAVIGYLHRCHEKLAETLAYVQYPSIASKTDYVAAMSSELAYVMAAERLAKIDVPKRAQYLRVLVGELQRVASHCLWLGTWCMDMGGALGGGATIFLYCIRERELVLDLFESLTGARLLYGFHQVGGVRYDMPENWAAECRSTVDLIEKRVLEYEEMLEGNAFFMMRTKGVGVITRELALDVGISGPLLRASGVDCDLRRLAPYSSYEDFEFRVPVETAGDCYARYKVRMVEFRESIRIVRQILDGLPEGPISSRPGVKAVAQVRVPKGEMYARVEGPRGEVGCYLVGDGGPRPYRMKWRGASFSNLAVLPHIIPGHSVADVVAIMGSVDPVFGEVDR
- the nuoH gene encoding NADH-quinone oxidoreductase subunit NuoH — protein: MSTLPPAVLGLVAGVGMLLFVIGLVTYVTLLERKFAARMQSRIGPYRVGWHGILQPIADAVKLMMKEDIVPREADKRIFNLAPVIFLVPCLLIFATIPFAPGLGVADLNIGILFFLAVSSMEIVGLFMAGWSSNNKYALISAMRAVNQIISYDLPFLLAALIPVILTGSLRLSDIALAQDGLWFIAYPVLGQLGFLAFVIASVAAENRVPFDILEAESELVAGFRVEYSGMKFALIQLGEYAHVLGTSFLGALLFLGAWAGPGPEWLGPVWFLLKALAMFMLITWIRWSFIRIRVDQILQISWKLLLPLTMLLVIVTSIVVVWRSGPGV
- a CDS encoding NADH-quinone oxidoreductase subunit I, with translation MSETKPGFLRETAQLAGAVYRAMRVTFINLLRKPVTVHYPDRPRVYPDRYRGLLALTYHPETGEENCIGCRLCEFVCPPQVIQVEMLKAEGRNYAKAFTLELYACEFCELCVQVCPTDAIIMMKSFDMATADRRELLLDKDRLHQIGEQFEPSWATGNRLRDMQAPPKKPVAEKAATPAAGAGGES
- a CDS encoding NADH-quinone oxidoreductase subunit J, which gives rise to MTLEVVAFWVLAVLLVGSALAVVLTKNLFHSVLWLALALTGTAGIFLMLEAEFLAGVQILLYAGGVVTVVVFAIVVTERLVGTRLAHTSRRLLAGGAVAAVFLGVMLDILARAPLAPVMIPMGADPTKLIGMALMTRFLLPFELLAVLLLVSLLAASYLARPEE
- the nuoK gene encoding NADH-quinone oxidoreductase subunit NuoK, producing the protein MGLSAYLALAAVIFSIGLFGVMTRRNTVGILLGIELMLNAVNINLVAFSRFHGDVTGMVLTVFAICITVAEVALGLAIVILLFRTRRTAMADHVDWLKG
- the nuoL gene encoding NADH-quinone oxidoreductase subunit L, with translation MMLTVLLTPITVFLLLALVAPLRRSGRPAAFISILGALGTFGAAVQTWFLVDRLDAPIQRVWTWLPDSQGALATVGYLADEQSAIMILLVSLVSLLVQIYSLGYLSDEPAPAIGRYYVYQSLFAFSMLGLVLAPNLVQLFVCWELVGLCSYLLIGFWYKKPSAARAAVKAFWTTKAGDVGLLIGIVLLWRHTGTFDFAELQQMVGAGLVGVDGLALITFCIYLGAAGKSAQFPLHIWLPDAMEGPTPVSALIHAATMVTAGVYLLVRMAFLFALTPDVLLLVAWVGAGTALMAAILACAQNDIKRVLAYSTVSQLGYMMTAIGAGFASAGFFHLLTHGVFKALLFLGAGAVIHAVGTNDITHMGGLARRMPQTMIVFLVGTLSLAGVPLFAGFLSKEEILAGVWAGGLTGPFVMLLIGAFLTAFYMFRVVFLTFFGKPAHANGHGNGHAPHDAPMTMGLPLWVLALASMTIGIYFMLHHPEEAVEAPAWLAPVATGVALSGIALAWATFQRQIINAESLARMTGPLRTAAAHGFWVDEAFVAVYRGILMTLAALVGWVDRYIVDGVLNVISAWTVSGGDGLRRIQTGKVQDYVLAVGAGVVAIIWWLRGTM